In one window of Scyliorhinus canicula chromosome 17, sScyCan1.1, whole genome shotgun sequence DNA:
- the LOC119951324 gene encoding zinc finger protein 239-like → MEGKSIVHSWEKPYTCSVCGRGFNRSSDLSRHKRGHTEEKPCKCGECGKGFNFPVQLESHRRSHSGERPFTCPECGKGFTLSGNLLAHQRVHTEERPFKCPDCGKCYKSSGELMRHQRVHTDERPFRCSHCGTGFKQLSDLTVHQRVHTGEKPFTCSDCGKGFTQLANLLTHQRIHTGERPFTCTVCGKGFTTLSNKLEHQRVHTGERPFTCAVCQKGFAHSSTLLRHQQVHKDA, encoded by the coding sequence atggaaggaaaaagcatcgttcacagttgggagaaaccgtacacgtgttctgtgtgtggacgaggcttcaaccgATCATCTGACCTGTCGAGGCACAAGCGaggtcacactgaggagaaaccgtgcaAGTGCGgagaatgtgggaaaggattcaatttTCCAGTTCAGCTGGAATCTCATCGGCGCagtcactctggggagaggccgttcacctgccccgagtgtgggaagggattcactctgtcaggcaacctgttggctcaccagcgggttcacaccgagGAGAGACCTTTCAAGtgcccagactgcgggaagtgctacaAAAGTTCCGGGGAGCTGAtgcgccatcaacgtgttcacaccgaCGAGAGACCGTTccggtgctctcactgcgggactgggttcaagcAATTATCTGACCTCACGGTGCACCAGCGGGtccacaccggggagaagccgttcacctgctccgattgcgggaagggattcactcagttggcCAAcctgctgacgcaccagcgcattcacaccggggagaggccgttcacctgcacagtgtgtgggaaggggttcaccACCTTATCCAACAAGCTGgagcaccagcgggttcacactggggagaggccgttcacctgcgccGTGTGTCAGAAGGGATTTGCTCactcatccaccctgctgaggcaccagcaagttcacaaagATGCATGA